A window of Candidatus Nanoarchaeia archaeon contains these coding sequences:
- a CDS encoding CxxC-x17-CxxC domain-containing protein, which yields MHKATCSECGNECEVPFKPTQGKPVYCRTCFAKRRPQF from the coding sequence ATGCATAAGGCCACGTGTTCTGAGTGCGGAAATGAATGTGAGGTTCCTTTTAAGCCTACACAAGGCAAGCCAGTATACTGCAGGACCTGCTTTGCCAAGCGCAGGCCTCAGTTCTGA
- a CDS encoding metallophosphoesterase, with protein MKILASGDIHGDTSQVRKLAEKAKKEKVDLVVLCGDLTQSEQSTQGIIGPFVKNKQKVMLIPGNHESFATADFLAELYGVKNLHGYSVKYKDIGFFGCGGANVGPHRLSEEEIYATLKKAHEGIKAAKTKVLVSHVHPEGTLMEKFTHFFPGSVGLRKAIDAFKPDIVLCSHVHEAEGIEEKIGSTKVINVGKSGKIIDI; from the coding sequence ATGAAAATACTTGCTTCAGGAGACATCCACGGAGACACAAGCCAGGTCAGGAAGCTGGCTGAGAAGGCAAAGAAGGAAAAGGTAGACCTTGTCGTGCTGTGTGGGGATCTCACACAATCTGAGCAGTCAACACAGGGTATTATCGGCCCTTTTGTGAAGAATAAGCAGAAAGTCATGCTGATTCCTGGAAACCATGAGAGCTTTGCAACTGCTGACTTTCTTGCAGAGCTGTATGGAGTAAAAAACCTCCATGGGTATTCAGTAAAATACAAGGATATCGGATTCTTTGGCTGCGGCGGAGCAAATGTTGGGCCGCATCGGCTGAGTGAAGAGGAGATCTATGCGACTCTGAAAAAAGCCCATGAGGGCATTAAGGCGGCGAAGACGAAGGTGCTTGTTTCCCATGTCCATCCCGAAGGAACCTTGATGGAGAAGTTTACTCATTTCTTTCCAGGCTCTGTTGGATTAAGAAAGGCCATTGATGCCTTTAAGCCAGACATCGTGCTCTGCTCCCATGTCCATGAGGCAGAAGGCATCGAAGAGAAGATCGGATCGACAAAGGTCATCAATGTCGGAAAGAGCGGGAAGATTATTGATATTTGA
- a CDS encoding hydroxyacid dehydrogenase, producing MKVAFFGLENEHEEYAKKVLKKHQLSFYRNHLDEQTLALIKDVDVLAVFVFSPVTRAVIDSLPKLRLVTTMSTGFDHIDLEYCKKKKITVCNVPTYGENTVAEHTFALILALSRRLYQAIERTHKQHSFETDSSLRGFDLKGKTLGVVGCGHIGRHVARIGVGFEMNVVAFDHYRDEKQARKIGFTYAPFDAILKKSDILTLHVPYMKQTHHLIDAKAIRKMKKGALIINTARGGIIDTPALVDALESGKLAGAGLDVLEGECEIKEEASVLKKEYKATCNQLTTLLEDHELMKMENVIITPHNAFNSKEALQRILDTTIQNIVSFAQGKVENQVK from the coding sequence ATGAAGGTAGCATTTTTCGGACTGGAGAATGAGCACGAGGAGTATGCCAAAAAAGTTCTCAAGAAGCATCAGCTGTCCTTCTATCGCAACCATCTCGACGAGCAGACCCTTGCCCTTATAAAGGATGTTGATGTGCTGGCTGTCTTTGTCTTCTCTCCAGTAACCAGGGCAGTTATTGACAGCCTGCCCAAGCTTAGGCTTGTCACAACAATGTCCACAGGCTTTGACCATATCGATCTTGAATACTGCAAGAAAAAGAAGATTACTGTCTGCAATGTTCCAACCTATGGAGAGAATACTGTAGCAGAGCATACCTTCGCCCTTATACTGGCATTATCACGAAGGCTCTATCAGGCAATCGAGAGGACTCACAAACAGCATTCATTTGAGACTGACAGCAGCTTGAGGGGATTTGACCTTAAGGGAAAGACCTTAGGCGTTGTGGGATGCGGCCATATCGGCAGGCATGTCGCCAGGATTGGTGTAGGGTTTGAGATGAATGTAGTCGCCTTTGACCATTATCGCGATGAAAAACAGGCACGCAAGATTGGCTTCACCTATGCTCCTTTTGACGCAATCCTCAAGAAATCAGATATCCTCACCCTGCATGTTCCTTACATGAAGCAGACCCATCACCTCATTGATGCAAAAGCGATCAGGAAGATGAAGAAAGGCGCATTGATTATCAACACAGCAAGGGGGGGAATTATTGATACCCCGGCATTAGTTGATGCCCTGGAAAGCGGAAAGCTTGCTGGAGCTGGCCTTGACGTGCTTGAGGGAGAGTGCGAAATCAAGGAGGAGGCTTCTGTCCTGAAGAAGGAATACAAGGCAACCTGCAATCAGCTCACTACTTTGCTTGAAGACCATGAGCTGATGAAGATGGAGAACGTGATCATCACTCCGCATAACGCCTTCAATTCAAAGGAAGCTTTGCAGCGGATCCTTGACACAACGATTCAGAATATTGTCAGTTTTGCACAGGGAAAGG